The Rhodocytophaga rosea genome has a segment encoding these proteins:
- a CDS encoding GMC oxidoreductase codes for MSFLNIDSVKERTFDAIVIGSGISGGWSAKELTGKGLRTLVLERGRDVKHITDYPTTNMNPWEFEHLGQLPKALKDANPIATRCYAFNEDSAHFFVKDAEHPYVQEKPFDWIRGYQVGGKSLLWARGTQRWSKYDFDGPARDGFAVEWPIGYEDIAPWYSYVEKFAGISGNKDGLPQLPDGEFLPPHEQSCVEKHFSEQMAKHYNNTRPVIIGRCAHLTKPQPIHFQQGRAKCMNRNLCERGCPFGGYFSSNSSTLPWAAKTGKMTLKPHSVVHSIIFDEKKNKATGVRVIDSQTKEMTEYYAQIIFLNAATLNTNLILLNSTSNRFPNGLGNDNGLLGKYIAFHNFRTTISAEYEGFQDTTTAGIRPNGSYIPRFRNVFKQETDFLRGYAAGFSGSRMTSNDTSGLGEELKTSLTQKKYGNWRVGSHMMGETIPKESNYVALDANLKDPWGIPQLKVSVAYDDNDEKMIVDFHEQMTEMLTKAGFINIKTHDNPTKAPGLDIHEMGGVRMGKDPKTSLLNKWNQLHSCKNVFVTDGACMTSNSTQNPSLTFMAITARAANHAAEELKKKNL; via the coding sequence ATGTCTTTTTTAAATATAGATTCAGTTAAAGAACGTACGTTCGATGCCATTGTGATTGGTTCAGGCATTAGCGGTGGCTGGTCAGCCAAAGAATTAACCGGTAAAGGGCTGCGTACCCTGGTACTGGAGCGTGGCCGGGATGTAAAGCACATTACTGATTACCCGACCACCAACATGAACCCTTGGGAATTTGAACACCTGGGCCAGCTTCCAAAAGCCTTAAAAGATGCAAATCCAATAGCCACCCGTTGTTATGCGTTTAACGAAGATTCTGCGCATTTTTTTGTAAAAGATGCTGAACATCCGTATGTACAAGAAAAACCTTTCGACTGGATCCGGGGCTATCAGGTAGGCGGGAAATCCCTGTTATGGGCTAGAGGCACCCAACGCTGGTCTAAGTATGATTTTGATGGGCCTGCACGGGATGGTTTTGCGGTTGAATGGCCCATTGGTTATGAAGATATTGCACCCTGGTATAGTTATGTAGAGAAATTTGCCGGTATTTCCGGAAATAAAGATGGTCTGCCTCAATTGCCGGATGGGGAGTTTCTGCCTCCGCACGAACAATCGTGTGTAGAAAAACATTTTAGTGAGCAGATGGCGAAGCATTACAACAACACCCGTCCGGTAATTATCGGCCGGTGCGCCCATCTTACTAAACCGCAGCCTATACATTTTCAGCAGGGGAGAGCCAAGTGTATGAACCGCAATTTGTGTGAGCGGGGATGTCCTTTTGGAGGCTATTTCAGCAGTAACTCTTCTACCTTACCTTGGGCGGCCAAAACCGGCAAAATGACATTGAAACCTCATTCGGTCGTTCATTCGATTATATTTGATGAGAAAAAAAATAAAGCCACCGGTGTACGGGTGATCGATTCCCAGACCAAAGAGATGACCGAGTATTATGCACAGATCATCTTTTTAAATGCGGCGACATTAAATACAAACTTAATCCTGCTGAATTCTACGTCTAACCGTTTTCCGAATGGATTAGGCAATGATAATGGCTTGTTGGGTAAGTATATCGCTTTCCATAATTTCCGCACTACAATTTCTGCAGAGTATGAAGGTTTTCAGGATACAACAACAGCTGGTATCCGTCCGAATGGCAGTTATATACCCCGGTTCCGGAATGTATTCAAGCAGGAAACCGACTTTTTGCGGGGCTATGCAGCCGGATTCAGCGGAAGCCGGATGACCTCCAATGATACTTCTGGCTTAGGAGAAGAATTAAAAACAAGTTTAACCCAGAAAAAATATGGCAACTGGCGCGTAGGTTCGCACATGATGGGAGAGACAATTCCTAAAGAAAGCAATTATGTGGCTCTGGATGCGAATTTAAAAGATCCCTGGGGTATTCCTCAGTTGAAAGTATCGGTAGCCTACGATGATAATGATGAAAAAATGATTGTAGACTTCCATGAGCAGATGACCGAAATGCTCACCAAAGCCGGGTTTATAAATATCAAAACGCACGATAATCCTACTAAAGCCCCAGGATTGGATATCCATGAAATGGGTGGTGTACGCATGGGCAAAGATCCCAAAACTTCGCTGCTCAATAAATGGAACCAGTTGCATAGCTGCAAAAATGTGTTTGTAACCGATGGAGCCTGTATGACTTCCAACTCTACCCAGAATCCTTCCTTAACATTTATGGCCATAACTGCCAGGGCTGCAAATCATGCGGCCGAGGAATTAAAGAAAAAAAATCTGTAG